In Heterodontus francisci isolate sHetFra1 chromosome 40, sHetFra1.hap1, whole genome shotgun sequence, one DNA window encodes the following:
- the gng8 gene encoding guanine nucleotide-binding protein G(I)/G(S)/G(O) subunit gamma-8, whose product MPNQTAKIAEARMTVEQLKLEVHIDRMQVSKAAAELLAYCEEHAKEDPLVTPVPSAENPFRDKKLMCAIL is encoded by the exons ATGCCCAACCAGACCGCAAAGATTGCGGAGGCCCGGATGACAGTAGAACAGCTGAAGTTGGAGGTCCACATCGACAGAATGCAG GTCTCCAAAGCAGCGGCCGAGCTTCTGGCGTACTGCGAGGAACACGCCAAGGAGGATCCACTCGTCACTCCAGTCCCCTCCGCTGAGAATCCGTTCCGGGACAAGAAACTGATGTGCGCGATCCTCTAG